The Dehalogenimonas lykanthroporepellens BL-DC-9 genome includes a window with the following:
- a CDS encoding iron-containing alcohol dehydrogenase (PFAM: iron-containing alcohol dehydrogenase~KEGG: det:DET0053 alcohol dehydrogenase, iron-containing) yields the protein MTSTVFDMPTRIIVGEGVFARLGQEAAVAGQRAIIVSGRHNLRRLGLLDRAADLLEKAGVQAFLFDRVEPNPRASTVDEGSALVRRENIDLVIALGGGSSMDAAKGIALASAGDQPVWHYITTGDDPAGRVPPIITVPTVAASGSEVNSGAVITDWDSHQKRVLSRPSVQPVTAIIDPELTASLPLAPTLQGGVDIFCHALEPYITAGHPEPLNDGWREAIMRTVVSCLPSLRDNLSDMPARRALSWASTMACSAFSGLGGGNGAMTLHGMEHPVSGLFDIAHGDGLAAMLPAWLADVSRARAERIALLGERVFGTADGLSAVEGWLKSIGMRLRLKTLGVTSSAIPELARLAPVSSPWITGNPTEVTQADLERLYRMAW from the coding sequence ATGACATCTACCGTGTTCGACATGCCCACCAGAATCATCGTCGGGGAAGGCGTTTTCGCCCGCCTAGGTCAGGAAGCCGCGGTAGCGGGGCAACGCGCCATCATCGTCTCCGGCCGTCATAACCTTAGGCGGCTGGGACTGCTGGACCGCGCCGCCGACCTTCTGGAAAAAGCCGGCGTTCAAGCGTTTCTTTTCGACCGGGTGGAACCCAACCCCAGGGCTTCCACCGTCGACGAAGGCTCGGCTCTGGTGCGCCGGGAGAATATCGACCTGGTGATAGCCCTCGGCGGCGGTTCGTCAATGGATGCCGCCAAGGGGATAGCCTTAGCCTCAGCCGGCGACCAGCCTGTCTGGCACTATATCACCACCGGTGACGACCCCGCCGGACGCGTGCCGCCCATCATTACAGTGCCGACCGTGGCCGCTTCCGGCTCCGAGGTCAATTCCGGCGCTGTCATCACCGACTGGGACAGCCATCAGAAGCGGGTGCTGTCGCGGCCGTCGGTCCAGCCGGTCACAGCCATCATCGACCCGGAACTGACCGCCTCCCTGCCGCTGGCGCCGACCCTCCAGGGCGGGGTGGACATTTTCTGCCACGCTCTCGAGCCCTACATCACCGCCGGTCACCCGGAACCCCTCAACGACGGCTGGCGGGAAGCCATCATGCGTACCGTCGTCAGTTGCCTGCCGAGCCTCCGGGATAACCTGAGCGATATGCCGGCCCGCCGCGCCCTGAGCTGGGCTTCCACCATGGCCTGTTCGGCTTTTTCCGGGCTGGGCGGCGGTAACGGCGCCATGACCCTCCACGGCATGGAGCACCCGGTCTCCGGCCTGTTCGATATCGCCCACGGCGACGGTCTGGCCGCCATGCTACCGGCCTGGCTGGCCGACGTCTCACGGGCCAGGGCGGAACGGATAGCCCTGCTGGGCGAACGTGTTTTCGGCACTGCCGACGGGCTGTCGGCAGTGGAAGGCTGGCTCAAATCCATTGGCATGCGTCTGCGGCTGAAAACCCTGGGTGTCACCTCAAGCGCCATACCGGAACTGGCCCGCCTGGCGCCGGTATCGTCGCCGTGGATCACCGGCAACCCGACCGAGGTCACCCAGGCCGACCTGGAGCGACTCTACCGCATGGCCTGGTAG